One part of the Futiania mangrovi genome encodes these proteins:
- a CDS encoding CaiB/BaiF CoA transferase family protein codes for MGPLAGMKIIEFGGIGPGPFAAMMLSDMGADVLRLDRTAPSGLGVPRAIEHDTTRRGRLSVAVDLKAKGARELVLRLLKDADGLIEGFRPGVMERLGLGPADVHAVNPRLVYGRMTGWGQTGPLAPAVGHDINYLAISGALSMIGRQGQPPAIPLNLVADLGGGALYLVVGMLAALHSARSTGKGQVVDAAIVDGISSLLTTYYGYHAAGTWRHRLESNVIDGGAPWYNVYETKDRKYVSVGAVEGKFYKDLLKGMGLADADLPDQYDRDSWPAMKVRFAEVFATKTREEWDAEMEGLDACYAPVLSLPEAMTHPHNVARGMVRDVNGIDHPAPAPRFDVTPADIKGPPRPEGADTDAGLDAWGVSAEEREALRQAGVIG; via the coding sequence ATGGGACCGCTTGCAGGCATGAAGATCATCGAGTTCGGCGGCATCGGCCCCGGACCGTTCGCTGCCATGATGCTGTCGGACATGGGAGCGGACGTGCTGCGCCTTGACCGGACGGCGCCTAGCGGCCTCGGCGTGCCGCGCGCCATCGAGCACGATACCACGCGGCGGGGGCGGCTTTCGGTCGCGGTCGATCTCAAGGCGAAGGGCGCGCGCGAACTCGTGCTGCGATTGCTCAAGGACGCCGACGGCCTGATCGAGGGGTTCCGGCCGGGCGTGATGGAGCGGCTGGGGCTCGGCCCCGCCGACGTGCACGCGGTCAACCCGCGCCTCGTCTACGGACGAATGACCGGGTGGGGGCAGACAGGTCCGCTCGCGCCCGCGGTCGGTCACGACATCAATTACCTGGCGATCAGCGGGGCGCTGTCGATGATCGGACGGCAGGGCCAGCCGCCTGCGATCCCGCTGAATCTCGTGGCAGACCTGGGCGGCGGTGCGCTCTATCTCGTGGTGGGGATGCTTGCCGCGCTGCACTCGGCGCGCAGCACGGGAAAGGGGCAGGTGGTCGACGCGGCCATCGTCGACGGCATCTCCTCGCTGCTCACGACCTATTACGGCTATCACGCGGCGGGGACGTGGCGGCACCGGCTGGAGAGCAACGTCATCGACGGCGGCGCACCCTGGTACAATGTCTATGAAACGAAGGACCGGAAATACGTCAGCGTCGGCGCAGTCGAGGGCAAGTTCTACAAGGATCTGCTGAAGGGCATGGGGCTTGCCGATGCGGACCTGCCGGACCAGTACGACCGTGACAGCTGGCCCGCGATGAAGGTCCGCTTCGCCGAGGTGTTCGCCACGAAGACGCGCGAGGAGTGGGACGCCGAGATGGAGGGGCTCGACGCCTGCTACGCGCCGGTGCTGAGCCTGCCCGAGGCGATGACCCACCCGCACAATGTTGCGCGCGGCATGGTGCGCGACGTGAACGGCATCGACCACCCCGCGCCCGCGCCGCGCTTCGATGTCACGCCCGCGGACATCAAGGGCCCGCCGCGGCCGGAGGGTGCAGACACCGACGCAGGCCTCGACGCCTGGGGCGTGAGCGCGGAGGAGCGCGAGGCGCTCAGGCAGGCGGGAGTGATCGGTTAG
- a CDS encoding enoyl-CoA hydratase-related protein, producing MDEVRVDEPAPGVVRLRIDRPEKRNALSIAVRRRIVDELARIDADPALHAAILAGGEKIFAAGADIAELKGLTPVGMAARGTDAMWDAIAGFSKPLIAAVRGVAFGGGFELAMCCDMIVAGEGARFGLPEVKLGLIPGGGGTQRLIRLCGKHLAMDVLLTGRTLTGPEAEARNVVSRCVPDAEVDDTAVAMAAAAAAMAPLAVRQAKEAALRGADGPLPTGLALERKAIQVLCGSADFAEGVAAFLEKRPARFGGR from the coding sequence ATGGACGAGGTCAGGGTGGACGAACCGGCCCCGGGGGTCGTGCGGTTGCGGATCGACCGGCCGGAGAAGCGCAACGCACTCTCCATCGCCGTGCGCAGGCGTATCGTCGACGAACTAGCCCGAATCGACGCCGACCCGGCGCTCCATGCCGCGATCCTGGCGGGCGGGGAGAAGATCTTCGCCGCGGGTGCGGACATCGCGGAACTGAAGGGGCTCACCCCCGTCGGCATGGCCGCGCGAGGCACCGACGCGATGTGGGACGCGATCGCGGGCTTCTCCAAGCCGCTGATCGCCGCGGTGCGCGGGGTGGCGTTTGGCGGCGGCTTCGAGCTTGCGATGTGCTGCGACATGATCGTCGCGGGCGAGGGGGCGCGCTTCGGCCTGCCGGAGGTGAAGCTGGGCCTGATCCCCGGCGGGGGCGGGACGCAGCGCCTGATCCGGCTGTGCGGCAAGCATCTCGCGATGGACGTGCTGTTGACAGGCCGGACGCTCACCGGGCCGGAGGCGGAAGCACGCAACGTGGTGAGCCGCTGCGTTCCCGACGCCGAGGTCGATGACACCGCCGTCGCGATGGCCGCGGCCGCCGCAGCGATGGCCCCGCTTGCCGTGCGGCAGGCGAAGGAGGCCGCCCTGCGCGGCGCCGACGGACCCTTGCCGACGGGGCTCGCGCTCGAACGCAAGGCGATCCAGGTGCTGTGCGGCAGCGCGGACTTCGCGGAAGGGGTCGCGGCCTTCCTGGAGAAGCGGCCCGCCCGGTTCGGAGGACGCTGA
- a CDS encoding CaiB/BaiF CoA transferase family protein: MTATGGAAMQDALSGVRVLDFTTMMAGPYGTRLLADLGAEVIKIEPPDGDYMRYQPPVKNGCSRYFGHLNAGKKSIALDLKAKAAQEVVARMIANADVVIENFRPGVMARLGLGYDACAAINPRIVYCSISGYGQDGPDAEKPAYAPMIHAASGYDVTLAGYQPEEGPPAVTGVFVADVLGGLYSASAIQTALFQRERTGRGQAIDTTLMECMLNLLIYEIQFEQQPSNARRPRYGPLPTRDGHVIVLPINSRNFLNLCKALGHEEWATDPLFAAPADRVRNWDALMARIAEWTRTRTAADCETTLMAGGVPASRYRTVREAMEDPQLAFREAFSVVEDAAGPFRVVRGPYTMSGTSTAVRAHVPALAEHTEALLRDVAGLDAAAIARLRDEDGGVRFPG; the protein is encoded by the coding sequence ATGACAGCCACCGGAGGGGCCGCGATGCAGGACGCGCTGTCCGGTGTCCGCGTGCTCGATTTCACGACGATGATGGCCGGGCCCTACGGCACGCGGCTGCTCGCCGACCTCGGCGCGGAGGTGATCAAGATCGAGCCGCCGGATGGCGACTACATGCGCTATCAGCCGCCTGTCAAAAACGGGTGCAGCCGCTATTTCGGCCACCTCAACGCAGGCAAGAAGTCCATCGCGCTCGACCTGAAAGCCAAGGCGGCGCAAGAGGTTGTGGCCCGCATGATCGCGAACGCCGACGTGGTGATCGAGAACTTCCGGCCGGGCGTGATGGCGCGGCTGGGCCTCGGCTACGACGCCTGCGCGGCGATCAATCCACGAATCGTCTATTGCTCGATCTCGGGCTACGGGCAGGACGGTCCGGATGCGGAGAAGCCCGCCTACGCCCCGATGATCCACGCCGCCAGCGGCTACGACGTGACGCTCGCGGGCTACCAGCCGGAGGAGGGGCCGCCCGCCGTGACCGGCGTGTTCGTGGCCGATGTGCTGGGGGGCCTCTACAGCGCCTCGGCGATCCAGACCGCGCTCTTCCAGCGGGAGCGGACGGGCCGCGGCCAGGCCATCGACACGACCCTGATGGAGTGCATGCTGAACCTGCTGATCTACGAGATCCAGTTCGAGCAGCAGCCCTCGAACGCGCGCCGCCCGCGCTACGGGCCGCTGCCGACGCGCGACGGCCACGTCATCGTCCTGCCGATCAATTCGCGCAATTTTCTCAATCTTTGCAAGGCGTTGGGGCATGAGGAGTGGGCCACGGACCCGCTGTTTGCCGCCCCGGCTGACAGGGTCCGTAACTGGGACGCGCTGATGGCCCGGATCGCGGAGTGGACGCGCACCCGCACCGCCGCCGACTGCGAGACGACGCTGATGGCGGGGGGCGTGCCGGCCTCGCGTTACCGCACGGTGCGCGAGGCGATGGAGGATCCGCAGCTTGCCTTCCGCGAAGCCTTCTCGGTCGTGGAGGATGCGGCCGGACCCTTCCGGGTGGTGCGCGGTCCCTACACGATGTCGGGCACCTCGACGGCGGTGCGCGCGCATGTGCCGGCGCTGGCGGAGCATACGGAGGCGCTCTTGCGCGATGTGGCAGGGCTCGACGCCGCCGCAATCGCCCGGCTGAGAGACGAGGACGGAGGTGTCCGCTTCCCCGGCTGA
- a CDS encoding SDR family NAD(P)-dependent oxidoreductase, whose translation MKVRQLHECTAVVTGSTASIGFEIAAQLAEAGVPRVMLNGREQARCDAAVDRLKARAPDADVRACTADSATHAGARAVIDAAVGAFGAIDILVTSIPGPKNLTPRPFHELDAEELDALVAAHMMSAIYTCQAALPHMIAREGGVIINMSSDAAKIATPGEVVIGASKAGTLMFSRTLALEQSRHGIRVHAITPSIVAGTEAYDRLMEKEFSRKLFKKAEAKAKLGVVTPADIAPLAVFLCSPGAAKMTGQGISVNGGISAA comes from the coding sequence ATGAAGGTGCGGCAACTGCACGAATGCACGGCGGTGGTCACCGGCTCGACCGCGAGCATCGGGTTCGAGATCGCGGCCCAGCTCGCCGAGGCCGGCGTGCCGCGCGTGATGCTGAACGGCCGCGAACAGGCGCGCTGCGACGCGGCGGTGGACCGCCTCAAGGCCCGGGCGCCGGATGCCGACGTGCGCGCCTGCACCGCCGACAGCGCAACGCACGCGGGCGCGCGCGCCGTGATCGACGCGGCCGTCGGCGCGTTCGGCGCCATCGATATCCTCGTCACCAGCATTCCGGGGCCGAAGAACCTGACGCCGCGTCCCTTCCACGAACTCGATGCGGAGGAGCTCGACGCCCTCGTCGCCGCGCACATGATGAGCGCGATCTACACTTGCCAGGCCGCGCTGCCGCACATGATCGCGCGCGAGGGGGGCGTGATCATCAACATGTCCTCCGACGCCGCCAAGATCGCAACACCGGGCGAGGTCGTGATCGGGGCGAGCAAGGCGGGCACGCTGATGTTCTCGCGCACGCTCGCGCTGGAACAGTCGCGCCACGGCATCCGCGTGCATGCCATCACGCCCTCCATCGTCGCAGGCACCGAGGCCTACGACCGCCTGATGGAGAAGGAATTCAGCCGCAAGCTCTTCAAGAAGGCCGAGGCGAAGGCAAAGCTCGGCGTGGTCACGCCCGCCGACATCGCACCGCTCGCGGTTTTCCTGTGCTCGCCAGGGGCCGCGAAGATGACCGGGCAGGGGATCAGCGTGAACGGCGGTATCTCGGCTGCCTGA
- a CDS encoding SDR family NAD(P)-dependent oxidoreductase yields MKVLITGASRGIGRATALKMAVPGAGLALCGSAHGDELADVVAEARKAGADAHALLGDLADAEVPARLVADAVEKLGGLDGVVANAGITSPAPLHELEIADWQRVFDVNVRSVWLLAKAARPHLIAAKGAMVIISSMSGMQPYQNMGPYSASKAAVSMLARQLAQEWAPHGARVNVVAPGLFETGLTASTYADPEKRRAREALVPLHRIGQPEREIAGLIAMLLGPDAAYTTGAELRVDGGLLDSIQTHLAGRPRTGS; encoded by the coding sequence ATGAAGGTACTGATCACGGGGGCGAGCCGGGGCATCGGCCGGGCGACCGCGCTGAAGATGGCGGTTCCCGGCGCGGGGCTGGCGCTCTGCGGCTCGGCGCACGGCGATGAGCTCGCCGACGTGGTGGCTGAGGCGCGCAAGGCCGGGGCGGACGCGCACGCCTTGCTGGGCGACCTCGCGGACGCTGAGGTTCCCGCCCGTCTGGTGGCGGACGCGGTGGAGAAACTCGGCGGTCTCGACGGCGTGGTGGCCAATGCCGGGATCACGTCGCCCGCGCCCCTGCACGAGCTTGAGATCGCCGACTGGCAGCGGGTGTTCGACGTCAATGTCCGCTCGGTCTGGCTGCTCGCGAAGGCGGCGCGGCCCCATCTGATCGCGGCCAAGGGCGCGATGGTCATCATCAGCTCGATGTCGGGAATGCAGCCCTATCAGAACATGGGGCCCTACAGCGCGTCGAAGGCCGCGGTCTCCATGCTCGCCCGCCAGCTTGCGCAGGAATGGGCGCCGCACGGCGCACGGGTGAACGTGGTCGCGCCGGGCCTTTTCGAGACGGGATTGACCGCCTCCACCTATGCAGATCCCGAGAAGCGCCGGGCGCGCGAGGCGCTGGTGCCCCTGCACCGCATCGGCCAGCCGGAGCGGGAGATTGCGGGCCTCATCGCCATGCTGCTCGGTCCCGACGCGGCCTACACCACGGGGGCGGAACTGCGGGTCGACGGCGGCCTGCTCGACTCCATCCAGACGCACCTCGCCGGGCGTCCCCGGACCGGGAGCTGA
- a CDS encoding AMP-binding protein → MWIPRPDPGRARRYHAEGWWRDVSIGQAVAASCAARAHHVAVLDAQGGTLTYAELDAASSRLAGWLQNQGVGSGDIVTICLPNRAEAIVAFLGALKLGAVLNPVPVTYGPADMAYVIGKCASKAVIVAGRFRSADYTAYMARILPDLGHAPAVLVLGEGAHAVGTAWEEALARAPLADTAVPDADGPAAVLFTSGTESQPKGAVHSHNTILFGERAMARALDLTADDIAFMASPISHATGFLHGFAMTMMLGGTLSLLDVFTAPAAIAQMRAHKASWTMGATPFLTDTVRELAARSEALPDLRYFLCGGAPVPEEAVRRAADADIRVLSIYGSTESPPHTLVHPDDPAENAWTTDGRPLAGIEVRIAGADGGGVATGEVGEEWSRGPNTFLGYLDAPDLTAKALDADGWVHSGDLARGFPDGSIRIAGRIKELIIRGGQNISVREVEEKLLRIPGCRQVAVVGIPHERLGETGCAVFTVDPGTTITLADVQRFLIEAGTAKFKIPERVEVWERLPMTPSGKIQKYLIRKQLTDGIGAGGTRP, encoded by the coding sequence ATGTGGATCCCGCGTCCCGATCCCGGTCGCGCGCGCCGCTACCATGCCGAGGGCTGGTGGCGCGACGTCTCCATCGGACAGGCGGTCGCGGCATCCTGTGCAGCGCGGGCGCATCACGTCGCGGTGCTTGATGCGCAAGGGGGCACGCTCACCTATGCCGAACTCGACGCGGCATCTTCACGCCTGGCGGGCTGGCTGCAGAACCAGGGCGTTGGTTCGGGCGACATCGTCACCATCTGCCTGCCGAACCGGGCGGAGGCCATCGTTGCCTTCCTGGGAGCTCTGAAGCTGGGGGCGGTCCTCAATCCCGTGCCCGTGACCTACGGCCCCGCCGACATGGCCTATGTGATTGGCAAGTGCGCCAGCAAGGCCGTGATCGTCGCGGGCCGGTTTCGCAGTGCCGACTACACCGCCTACATGGCCCGCATCCTTCCCGACCTTGGCCACGCGCCCGCCGTCCTCGTGCTGGGCGAGGGCGCGCATGCGGTCGGAACGGCGTGGGAGGAGGCGCTGGCCAGGGCCCCGCTGGCGGACACTGCGGTGCCTGACGCCGACGGGCCTGCCGCGGTGCTCTTCACCTCGGGAACCGAATCCCAGCCCAAGGGGGCCGTGCACAGCCACAACACGATCCTCTTCGGCGAGCGCGCGATGGCCCGCGCGCTTGACCTGACCGCAGACGACATCGCCTTCATGGCGTCGCCGATCTCCCATGCGACGGGTTTCCTGCACGGGTTCGCGATGACCATGATGCTGGGCGGTACGCTCAGCTTGCTCGACGTGTTCACCGCGCCCGCGGCCATCGCGCAGATGCGCGCCCACAAGGCCAGCTGGACGATGGGCGCGACGCCGTTTCTTACCGATACGGTGCGGGAGCTTGCCGCGCGATCCGAGGCGCTGCCCGACCTGCGCTATTTCCTTTGCGGCGGCGCCCCGGTGCCGGAGGAGGCCGTGCGCCGCGCCGCGGACGCAGATATCCGCGTGCTCAGCATCTATGGCTCGACCGAGAGCCCGCCGCACACGCTCGTCCACCCGGACGATCCGGCCGAGAACGCCTGGACCACCGACGGCCGCCCGCTCGCCGGGATCGAGGTGCGTATCGCCGGGGCCGACGGAGGCGGCGTTGCAACCGGCGAGGTGGGGGAGGAGTGGTCGCGCGGGCCCAACACCTTCCTCGGCTATCTCGACGCGCCCGACCTGACGGCGAAGGCGCTGGATGCCGACGGGTGGGTGCATTCCGGCGATCTCGCGCGCGGCTTTCCCGACGGTTCGATCCGCATCGCGGGCCGGATCAAGGAGCTGATCATCCGCGGCGGCCAGAACATCTCCGTGCGCGAGGTCGAGGAGAAGCTGCTGCGCATCCCCGGCTGCCGCCAGGTCGCGGTGGTCGGCATCCCGCACGAGCGGCTGGGCGAGACGGGTTGCGCCGTCTTCACCGTCGATCCCGGCACCACGATCACGCTCGCCGACGTGCAGCGCTTCCTGATCGAGGCCGGGACCGCGAAGTTCAAGATCCCGGAGCGCGTCGAGGTGTGGGAGCGCCTGCCCATGACACCCAGCGGGAAGATCCAGAAATACCTGATCCGCAAGCAACTGACGGACGGCATCGGCGCGGGAGGCACCAGGCCATGA
- a CDS encoding enoyl-CoA hydratase/isomerase family protein: MISYEREGDHGAIVLSRPPVNAMGADFVETFHAALDRAEADGPRAALVIRSTQRCFCAGADLAMISALFDAPDGPLRMHDYVAGLHALFDRLEAFPAVTVAAINGAAMGGGLELALACDLRVVAEEARIGLPEADVGMIPGAGGTQRLTRLCGEGTAKRLILAAELVGGVEAKALGIAQYCVPAAGIYDASRALAARISGLSAGALRASKSCIAAALDPAADGFARELAVPLDLMRTEEARARVNAFFARRAQSAKAHS; encoded by the coding sequence ATGATTTCCTACGAGCGCGAGGGGGACCACGGCGCGATCGTCCTGTCACGCCCCCCCGTTAACGCGATGGGCGCCGATTTCGTCGAGACGTTCCATGCCGCCCTCGACCGGGCAGAGGCCGACGGCCCCCGTGCCGCGCTGGTTATCCGCAGCACCCAGCGCTGTTTCTGCGCCGGCGCGGACCTCGCCATGATTTCCGCGCTCTTCGACGCTCCCGACGGTCCCTTGCGAATGCACGACTACGTCGCCGGCCTTCACGCGCTCTTCGACCGGCTGGAGGCGTTTCCCGCCGTCACCGTCGCCGCGATCAACGGCGCAGCCATGGGCGGCGGCCTCGAACTTGCCCTCGCCTGCGACCTGCGGGTCGTTGCCGAGGAGGCCCGCATCGGCCTGCCGGAGGCCGACGTCGGCATGATCCCCGGCGCGGGCGGCACGCAGCGGCTGACACGCCTGTGCGGGGAGGGGACGGCCAAGCGTCTCATCCTCGCCGCCGAGCTTGTCGGCGGGGTCGAGGCAAAGGCTCTCGGCATCGCGCAATACTGCGTTCCAGCTGCCGGGATCTATGACGCCTCGCGCGCGCTCGCGGCCCGCATCTCCGGCCTGTCGGCAGGCGCCTTGCGCGCGTCCAAGTCCTGCATCGCTGCCGCCCTGGACCCGGCCGCGGACGGTTTCGCGCGGGAGCTTGCCGTCCCCCTCGACCTCATGCGGACCGAGGAGGCGCGCGCCCGCGTGAACGCCTTCTTCGCCCGCCGCGCCCAATCGGCGAAAGCCCACAGCTGA
- a CDS encoding SDR family NAD(P)-dependent oxidoreductase: protein MNLDGKTALVTGGGSGIGKAICAAYAEAGAHVFVADINAETGQATASELTAAGRSAVFLPLDVTDRASVEAAAATVREGGRLDILCNAAGWDIIQPFLQNTPEYWEKIMAINFMGPVTLTRAVLELLIESGQGRIVNIASDAGRVGSMGETVYAGAKGGLIAFTKSLARETARYGVNVNCVCPGPTDTPLFASQPEKMREALTRAIPLRRVGKPSEVADAALFFASPRADYITGQVLSVSGGLTMVD from the coding sequence ATGAATCTCGACGGAAAGACAGCACTCGTCACGGGCGGGGGATCGGGGATCGGCAAGGCGATCTGCGCGGCCTATGCAGAGGCTGGCGCGCACGTCTTCGTGGCCGACATCAATGCCGAAACCGGGCAAGCCACGGCATCCGAACTGACCGCCGCGGGCCGCTCGGCGGTCTTCCTGCCGCTCGACGTGACGGACCGCGCCTCGGTCGAGGCCGCCGCGGCCACGGTCCGCGAGGGGGGCAGGCTCGACATCCTCTGCAATGCGGCGGGCTGGGACATCATCCAGCCCTTCCTGCAGAACACGCCAGAGTACTGGGAGAAGATCATGGCGATCAACTTCATGGGCCCGGTGACACTGACCCGCGCCGTGCTCGAACTGCTGATCGAGAGCGGGCAGGGCCGCATCGTCAACATCGCGTCGGACGCGGGCCGTGTCGGCTCCATGGGCGAGACGGTCTACGCCGGAGCCAAGGGCGGCCTGATCGCCTTCACCAAGTCGCTGGCGCGGGAGACGGCGCGCTACGGCGTCAACGTCAATTGCGTCTGTCCCGGTCCGACAGACACGCCGCTCTTCGCCAGCCAGCCCGAGAAGATGCGCGAGGCGCTGACACGCGCGATTCCGCTGCGTCGCGTGGGCAAGCCCTCGGAGGTGGCGGACGCCGCCCTCTTCTTCGCGAGCCCGCGCGCCGACTACATCACCGGCCAGGTGCTCAGCGTCTCCGGCGGCCTTACGATGGTGGACTGA
- a CDS encoding acyl-CoA dehydrogenase family protein, whose amino-acid sequence MDEIYFDDQTVEIRDMVRRLAREKIAPLAQASDDEDRFPAELVQPLYDAGILTMPMEEAYGGIDAPTQVLSVVLEEVGAAFATMGPVLLSTFSPIKIVAMAGLPHQRAAIFSAMSATPSIGAFCLSEPHFGSDARSMKTTLTKKGDRWVLNGTKRWITNGGIAHWYLVFARCGEGHDDYAVCMIPATLPGISFGKKEKKMGLRGGPMCDVIFDNVELPEEYLVGKPGDGWTILDRTANTMRCWGAASICAGIARSAYEVAGKYAAEREAFGRPIGKFQGIGFKLADMATNLRTTQLLIRDTNYRVDRELPTVSAGTMAQVSMAKYRAADTAMSVSLEAVQILGGYGYMQEYEVERMMRDAKAFQILDGSNEIQRLILSRDILRSFA is encoded by the coding sequence ATGGACGAGATCTATTTCGACGACCAGACGGTCGAGATTCGAGACATGGTACGCCGTCTGGCGCGCGAGAAGATCGCGCCCCTCGCGCAGGCCAGCGACGACGAGGACCGCTTCCCGGCGGAACTTGTGCAGCCGCTCTACGACGCGGGCATTCTCACCATGCCCATGGAGGAGGCCTACGGCGGCATCGACGCCCCGACCCAGGTCCTCTCCGTGGTGCTGGAGGAGGTGGGCGCGGCCTTTGCCACCATGGGGCCCGTTCTGCTCTCGACCTTCTCGCCGATCAAGATCGTCGCCATGGCGGGCCTGCCGCACCAGCGTGCGGCGATCTTCTCCGCCATGTCCGCGACGCCCTCGATCGGCGCATTCTGCCTGTCGGAGCCGCATTTCGGGTCCGACGCCCGCTCCATGAAGACCACGCTGACGAAGAAGGGCGACCGCTGGGTGCTGAACGGCACCAAGCGCTGGATCACCAATGGCGGGATCGCGCACTGGTACCTCGTCTTCGCGCGCTGCGGCGAGGGGCACGACGACTATGCGGTCTGCATGATCCCGGCAACGCTGCCCGGCATCTCCTTCGGCAAGAAGGAGAAGAAGATGGGCCTCCGCGGCGGGCCGATGTGCGACGTCATCTTCGACAATGTCGAACTGCCGGAGGAATACCTGGTCGGCAAGCCGGGCGACGGCTGGACCATCCTCGACCGCACGGCGAACACCATGCGCTGCTGGGGCGCGGCCTCGATCTGCGCGGGCATCGCGCGCTCCGCCTACGAGGTCGCCGGGAAATACGCCGCCGAGCGGGAGGCGTTCGGGCGTCCGATCGGCAAGTTCCAGGGCATCGGCTTCAAGCTCGCGGACATGGCAACGAACCTGCGCACCACGCAGCTTCTGATCCGCGACACCAACTACCGCGTCGACCGGGAGCTTCCGACCGTGTCCGCCGGGACCATGGCACAGGTCTCCATGGCCAAGTACCGCGCCGCCGACACCGCCATGTCGGTCTCGCTGGAGGCGGTGCAGATCCTCGGCGGCTACGGCTACATGCAGGAGTACGAGGTCGAGCGGATGATGCGCGACGCCAAGGCGTTCCAGATCCTCGACGGTTCGAACGAGATCCAGCGCCTCATCCTCTCGCGCGACATCCTGCGATCGTTCGCCTGA
- a CDS encoding enoyl-CoA hydratase-related protein produces MNYTDILYEVSEEIATITINRPDRLNCFRGRTIEELIHAFKAAWADRRVACVILTAAGEKAFCVGGDQKEMREKGTYGTSENGLWEIDDLHSVIRNIPKPVIAAVNGYAIGGGHVIHVICDITIAAEHAKFGQAGPRVGSFDAGWGTAYLARTVGEKRAREIWFFCRQYSAQQALDWGLANAVVPSADLIPTARAWAREAAALSPTALRFLKHSFNADSAHIFGQVKMAADGLAAFVKSDEAREGNQAFVEKRQPDFSPFR; encoded by the coding sequence ATGAACTACACCGACATCCTCTATGAGGTGAGCGAGGAGATCGCCACCATCACCATCAACCGGCCCGACCGGCTCAACTGCTTCCGGGGCCGCACCATCGAAGAGCTGATCCATGCGTTCAAGGCGGCGTGGGCAGATCGCCGGGTCGCCTGCGTGATCCTGACGGCCGCGGGCGAGAAGGCGTTCTGCGTCGGTGGCGACCAGAAGGAGATGCGCGAGAAAGGTACTTACGGTACCAGCGAGAATGGCCTTTGGGAGATCGACGACCTCCACTCCGTTATCCGCAACATTCCAAAGCCCGTGATCGCGGCGGTCAATGGTTACGCCATCGGCGGCGGTCATGTGATCCACGTCATCTGCGACATCACCATCGCCGCCGAGCACGCGAAGTTCGGCCAGGCGGGTCCGCGCGTCGGGTCCTTCGACGCGGGCTGGGGCACGGCGTATCTCGCCCGCACGGTGGGGGAGAAGCGGGCGCGCGAGATCTGGTTCTTCTGCCGCCAGTACAGCGCGCAGCAGGCGCTCGACTGGGGCCTTGCCAACGCCGTTGTGCCGTCTGCCGACCTGATCCCTACCGCGCGCGCCTGGGCGCGGGAGGCTGCGGCGCTCAGCCCGACCGCGCTGCGCTTTCTGAAACATTCCTTCAACGCCGACAGCGCGCACATCTTCGGGCAGGTCAAGATGGCCGCCGATGGCCTTGCCGCCTTCGTCAAATCGGACGAGGCGCGGGAAGGCAACCAGGCGTTCGTGGAGAAGCGCCAGCCCGACTTCTCGCCCTTCCGCTAG